A genomic segment from Burkholderia plantarii encodes:
- a CDS encoding HlyD family efflux transporter periplasmic adaptor subunit has product MPRLPQLRQELTLSPGAATPDGAPTWMLHDPAANRFFQIGWPAFEMLSRWPLDDAQAIVDAVNRDTTLTITLDDLEALARMLRQQSLLVSASAADTARLEQHGAAQRTSRAMWLLKHYLMIRIPLWHPMPLLRATERYVRFAFRPASWIVVAAVALIGLILASRHWDEFVHTFHGYADWRGLIGVGIALGFAKILHEFAHAYTAQRHGCRVPTMGVALLVMLPVLYTDTTEAWKVPARRDRLWIGAAGMLSEIALAAFATLAWSLLPDGPLRGGAFMLATTTWVATLAINASPFMRFDGYFLLSDWLDMPNLHDRAFALGRWWLREWLFGFGDPQPEPCRASRRRFLIAFSFATWLYRLVVFMSIALVVYHAFFKLLGMLLFCVEFGWFIVRPVWREATLTWQRRDELRWCRETRRSALLGAALLGFLVLPWHAGVSAPAVLAPQRAQGLYSVAPGYLAAMPTPARDGQRVRAGEVLAVLVSPDLDAKLAAASADEALLHWEVDQQPFDERLQKQGTALSHRWDSARQTVAGLQAQIAQLTIRAPFDGTVQANDDAQAPGTWLPRGERLYDLIAPGAVKGDAYVGENDVARLKAGQSASFVASLPELAARRCRIDAIDKVNLATLDAPSVASTYGGPIPAEQDARTHQLVPLAATWQVRFGECNGGDGLGREVPGTVQLGAGRESYVGKGVRFVAAVLQREVGF; this is encoded by the coding sequence ATGCCACGACTTCCGCAACTTCGCCAGGAGCTGACGCTCTCGCCCGGCGCGGCCACGCCCGACGGCGCGCCCACCTGGATGCTGCACGACCCGGCCGCCAACCGCTTCTTCCAGATCGGCTGGCCGGCCTTCGAGATGCTCTCGCGCTGGCCGCTCGACGACGCGCAGGCGATCGTCGATGCCGTCAACCGCGACACCACGCTGACCATCACGCTCGACGACCTCGAGGCGCTCGCGCGCATGCTGCGCCAGCAGAGCCTGCTGGTGTCCGCGAGCGCCGCCGACACCGCGCGGCTCGAACAGCACGGCGCCGCGCAGCGCACCTCGCGCGCGATGTGGCTGCTCAAGCACTACCTGATGATCCGGATTCCGCTCTGGCATCCGATGCCGCTGCTGCGCGCCACCGAGCGCTACGTGCGTTTCGCGTTCCGGCCGGCGTCGTGGATCGTGGTGGCCGCCGTCGCGCTGATCGGGCTGATCCTCGCCTCGCGCCACTGGGACGAATTCGTCCACACCTTCCACGGCTACGCCGACTGGCGCGGCCTGATCGGGGTGGGCATCGCGCTCGGCTTCGCGAAGATCCTGCACGAGTTCGCGCATGCCTACACGGCGCAGCGCCACGGCTGCCGCGTGCCGACCATGGGCGTGGCGCTGCTGGTGATGCTGCCGGTGCTCTACACCGACACCACCGAGGCCTGGAAGGTGCCGGCGCGGCGCGACCGGCTCTGGATCGGCGCGGCCGGCATGCTGAGCGAGATCGCGCTGGCCGCGTTCGCGACGCTGGCCTGGAGCCTCCTGCCCGACGGGCCGCTGCGCGGCGGCGCGTTCATGCTCGCCACCACCACCTGGGTGGCCACGCTCGCGATCAACGCCAGCCCGTTCATGCGCTTCGACGGCTACTTCCTGCTGTCGGACTGGCTCGACATGCCGAACCTGCACGACCGCGCGTTCGCGCTCGGCCGCTGGTGGCTGCGCGAGTGGCTGTTCGGCTTCGGCGACCCGCAGCCCGAGCCGTGCCGCGCCTCGCGGCGACGCTTCCTGATCGCGTTCTCGTTCGCCACCTGGCTGTACCGGCTGGTGGTGTTCATGTCGATCGCGCTGGTGGTCTATCACGCGTTCTTCAAGCTGCTCGGCATGCTGCTGTTCTGCGTCGAGTTCGGCTGGTTCATCGTGCGCCCGGTCTGGCGCGAGGCCACGCTCACCTGGCAGCGCCGCGACGAGCTGCGCTGGTGTCGCGAGACGCGGCGCAGCGCGTTGCTCGGCGCCGCACTGCTCGGCTTCCTCGTGCTGCCGTGGCACGCCGGCGTGAGCGCGCCGGCCGTGCTCGCGCCGCAGCGCGCGCAGGGGCTCTACAGCGTCGCGCCCGGCTACCTCGCCGCCATGCCGACGCCGGCGCGCGACGGCCAGCGCGTGCGCGCCGGCGAGGTGCTGGCGGTGCTGGTGTCACCCGATCTCGATGCCAAGCTGGCCGCCGCCAGCGCCGACGAGGCGCTGCTGCACTGGGAAGTCGACCAGCAGCCGTTCGACGAGCGGCTGCAGAAGCAGGGCACCGCGCTCTCGCATCGCTGGGATTCGGCGCGGCAGACCGTGGCCGGCCTGCAGGCGCAGATCGCGCAGCTGACGATCCGCGCGCCGTTCGACGGCACCGTGCAGGCCAACGACGACGCGCAGGCGCCCGGCACCTGGCTGCCGCGCGGCGAGCGCCTCTACGACCTGATCGCGCCCGGCGCCGTGAAGGGCGACGCCTACGTGGGCGAGAACGACGTGGCGCGGCTGAAGGCCGGACAGTCGGCCAGCTTCGTGGCGAGCCTGCCCGAACTGGCGGCGCGCCGCTGCCGGATCGACGCGATCGACAAGGTCAACCTGGCGACGCTCGACGCGCCGTCGGTGGCCAGCACCTACGGCGGCCCGATCCCGGCCGAGCAGGACGCGAGGACGCACCAGCTGGTGCCGCTCGCGGCCACCTGGCAGGTGCGCTTCGGCGAATGCAATGGCGGAGACGGGCTCGGGCGCGAGGTGCCGGGCACGGTGCAGCTCGGCGCGGGGCGCGAGAGCTATGTCGGCAAGGGTGTTCGCTTCGTGGCGGCGGTGCTGCAGCGCGAAGTGGGATTCTGA
- a CDS encoding efflux RND transporter periplasmic adaptor subunit, whose product MTQTHRADDAAQQVRIDGQQLALLWQLSTRARLAASETTLGFTIVNETLALVPYRQAAWWRGDTPGHVAAVSGLPQSDPNAPYVQWLGALCKALAHGLRGAPPRDAAAHVEGHGAPVLPARPKVQTFTAADLEAEAPHVAAEWEAWWPANGAWLPLTDRAGHPVGGVVFARDTAWSATDTALLTELGQVWAHAFEAFSPRASWLERARAVLRPGRQQRRVLIGVAVVCVIPMRLTVLAPAEVTPKDPFVVRSPLDGVIDRLYVKPNQVVQAGTPLLGLDATTLQSRYAVARKDYDTAQEEFRQTEQLAVTDDRTRLDMAERRGKLDQSRVELDYTARQLARVSVNAARSGVAVFSDPNEWTGKAVAVGEKILVLADPAHVEVTAWLPVADNIDVQPGTALTLYPKSSPLTSYEARVDSIAWRAEPTPEGVLAYRVRASFDTRDEDARQAPLGAMGTARIRGPWVPAIYYVLRRPLTLARQWLGW is encoded by the coding sequence ATGACGCAAACGCATAGGGCCGACGACGCGGCGCAACAGGTCCGCATCGACGGCCAGCAGCTCGCGCTGCTGTGGCAGCTGTCGACGCGCGCGCGGCTCGCCGCGAGCGAGACCACGCTCGGCTTCACGATCGTCAACGAGACGCTCGCGCTGGTGCCCTACCGGCAGGCGGCCTGGTGGCGCGGCGACACGCCGGGTCACGTCGCGGCCGTCTCGGGCCTGCCGCAGAGCGACCCGAACGCGCCCTACGTGCAGTGGCTCGGCGCGCTCTGCAAGGCGCTCGCGCACGGCCTGCGCGGCGCGCCGCCGAGGGACGCCGCCGCGCACGTGGAAGGCCACGGCGCGCCGGTGCTGCCGGCGCGGCCGAAGGTGCAGACCTTCACCGCCGCCGACCTCGAGGCCGAGGCGCCCCACGTGGCGGCCGAATGGGAAGCCTGGTGGCCCGCGAACGGCGCGTGGCTGCCGCTGACCGACCGCGCCGGCCATCCGGTGGGCGGCGTGGTGTTCGCGCGCGACACCGCCTGGAGCGCCACCGACACCGCGCTTTTGACCGAGCTCGGCCAAGTGTGGGCGCACGCGTTCGAGGCGTTCTCGCCGCGCGCGAGCTGGCTCGAACGCGCGCGCGCCGTGCTGCGGCCCGGCCGCCAGCAGCGCCGCGTGCTGATCGGGGTGGCCGTGGTCTGCGTGATCCCGATGCGGCTGACCGTGCTCGCGCCGGCCGAGGTCACGCCGAAGGATCCGTTCGTGGTGCGCTCGCCGCTCGACGGCGTGATCGACCGGCTCTACGTGAAGCCGAACCAGGTGGTGCAGGCCGGCACGCCGCTGCTCGGCCTCGACGCCACCACGCTGCAGTCGCGCTACGCCGTGGCACGCAAGGACTACGACACCGCGCAGGAGGAATTCCGCCAGACCGAGCAGCTCGCCGTCACCGACGACCGCACGCGCCTGGACATGGCCGAACGGCGCGGCAAGCTCGACCAGAGCCGCGTCGAGCTCGACTACACGGCGCGCCAGCTCGCCCGCGTGAGCGTGAATGCCGCGCGCTCGGGGGTGGCCGTGTTCAGTGATCCGAACGAATGGACCGGCAAGGCGGTGGCCGTCGGCGAGAAGATCCTGGTGCTGGCCGATCCGGCCCACGTCGAGGTGACCGCCTGGCTGCCGGTGGCCGACAACATCGACGTGCAGCCCGGCACCGCGCTCACGCTCTATCCGAAGAGTTCGCCGCTCACCAGCTACGAGGCACGCGTCGATTCGATCGCCTGGCGCGCCGAGCCCACTCCCGAGGGCGTGCTCGCGTACCGCGTGCGCGCCAGCTTCGACACGCGCGACGAGGATGCCCGCCAGGCCCCGCTCGGCGCGATGGGCACCGCGCGCATCCGCGGCCCGTGGGTGCCGGCGATCTATTACGTGCTGCGCCGCCCGCTGACGCTCGCGCGTCAATGGCTCGGCTGGTGA
- a CDS encoding efflux RND transporter periplasmic adaptor subunit, translating to MTQFMKYRAAAAVALLVAARAASAATAAPAAPPARPAPAPAAAPAAPAAPAAAPASPDGNDSRIRIQLVSRDQVDVSSEISAKIASLPFRDGDTFRAGQTLVTLDCSLFNAQLRKAQADAEGARELLDTNRKLQALHSIGELEVQQAQAKQKASAADVAYMQATVRKCAIAAPFDGRVSKRSASPQQFAEPGKPLLTIIDTSHLELKMIVPSKWLAWLKPGHPLSVQVDEVGKTYPARVARIGARVDPVTQTVDVTAALNGGAPELLPGMSGWATFAR from the coding sequence ATGACGCAGTTCATGAAATACCGGGCGGCGGCCGCAGTCGCGCTGCTCGTCGCAGCACGGGCCGCCTCGGCGGCCACGGCGGCACCCGCCGCGCCGCCCGCGCGGCCGGCTCCGGCGCCGGCCGCCGCCCCGGCGGCTCCCGCGGCACCGGCCGCCGCGCCGGCGAGCCCGGACGGCAACGACTCGCGAATCCGCATCCAGCTCGTCTCGCGCGACCAGGTGGACGTGTCGAGCGAGATCTCGGCGAAGATCGCCTCGCTGCCGTTCCGCGACGGCGACACGTTCCGCGCCGGGCAGACCCTCGTCACGCTCGACTGCTCGCTGTTCAATGCGCAGTTGCGCAAGGCCCAGGCCGACGCGGAAGGCGCGCGCGAGCTGCTCGACACGAACCGCAAGCTGCAGGCGCTGCATTCGATCGGCGAGCTGGAGGTGCAGCAGGCGCAGGCCAAGCAGAAGGCCAGCGCCGCCGACGTCGCCTACATGCAGGCCACCGTCCGCAAGTGCGCGATCGCCGCGCCGTTCGACGGCCGCGTCTCCAAGCGCAGCGCCTCGCCGCAGCAGTTCGCGGAGCCGGGCAAGCCGCTCCTGACCATCATCGACACCAGCCATCTCGAACTGAAGATGATCGTGCCGTCGAAGTGGCTCGCCTGGCTCAAGCCCGGCCATCCGCTCAGCGTGCAGGTGGACGAGGTCGGCAAGACCTATCCGGCCAGGGTCGCGCGGATCGGCGCGCGCGTCGATCCGGTCACGCAGACCGTGGACGTGACCGCGGCGCTCAACGGCGGCGCGCCGGAACTGCTGCCGGGCATGAGCGGCTGGGCGACCTTCGCGCGGTGA
- a CDS encoding TolC family protein, producing the protein MNPGFLAQLAQSHKRPAEVKTLSLRGRAPRPALLAVALAVVWLSGCAVKPMPFSDAERAETARTDRATMFANQQSVNGPITLDEAMARAIRYNLDHRLKMMEEALAQRQLDLSNFDLLPKLTAAAGYTNRNHELASASEGLFTHEESLIPSYSTDKNSRTADLNLSWNILDFGVSYFEAKEQADHVLVLEQRRRKVVQLMMQQVREAYWQAMGAQRLHDRIGPLLDQAKSALDDSRAAQQQGLRSPVETLNYQRSLLDLMRQLEAVRDQLEEAKPRLASLMNLEPGKDFTLAASDDFRVPAFDMAMPQMEDMALQRRPELVEASYNERISVNETHKAIAKLLPGIEFSLGAHYDSNSFLVYNAWRSAGISVSWNLLNLLNQRNIRGTAQAQLDVAKMQRMALSMAVLTQVHVARSELGAKTRQFDLFKQLNDIDQQILEHTHNATVANAQGKLEEIRVATAAMMSELRLYQSYGELESAYGQMLATLGLDPVPARLNGTDLSSLTQSIGEEQKRWDDIAQHGIQAAALAQPGPTIAAAAALPAGATPK; encoded by the coding sequence ATGAACCCCGGTTTCCTTGCCCAACTCGCTCAATCACATAAGAGACCAGCCGAAGTGAAAACCCTGTCGCTCCGTGGACGCGCACCGCGTCCCGCCCTGCTCGCGGTCGCGCTCGCCGTCGTCTGGCTGTCCGGCTGCGCGGTCAAGCCCATGCCGTTCTCCGACGCCGAACGGGCCGAAACGGCTCGCACCGATCGCGCCACGATGTTCGCGAACCAGCAGTCGGTGAACGGACCGATCACGCTCGACGAGGCAATGGCGCGTGCGATCCGCTACAACCTCGACCATCGCCTGAAGATGATGGAAGAGGCGCTGGCCCAGCGCCAGCTCGACCTGTCGAACTTCGACCTGCTGCCGAAGCTGACCGCCGCGGCCGGCTACACGAACCGCAACCACGAGCTCGCGTCGGCCTCCGAAGGTCTGTTCACGCACGAGGAATCGTTGATTCCGTCGTACTCGACCGACAAGAACAGCCGCACCGCCGACCTGAACCTGTCCTGGAACATCCTCGATTTCGGCGTCAGCTACTTCGAGGCCAAGGAACAGGCCGACCACGTGCTGGTGCTGGAGCAGCGCCGCCGCAAGGTCGTGCAGCTGATGATGCAGCAGGTGCGCGAGGCGTACTGGCAGGCGATGGGCGCGCAGCGCCTGCACGACCGCATCGGGCCGCTGCTCGACCAGGCGAAGAGCGCGCTCGACGATTCGCGCGCGGCCCAGCAGCAGGGCCTGCGCTCGCCGGTAGAGACGCTCAACTACCAGCGCTCGCTGCTCGACCTGATGCGCCAGCTCGAAGCCGTGCGCGACCAGCTCGAGGAAGCCAAGCCGCGTCTGGCCTCGCTGATGAACCTCGAACCGGGCAAGGACTTCACGCTCGCCGCGAGCGACGACTTCCGCGTGCCGGCCTTCGACATGGCGATGCCGCAGATGGAAGACATGGCGCTGCAGCGCCGCCCGGAACTGGTCGAGGCCAGCTACAACGAGCGCATCAGCGTCAACGAAACCCACAAGGCGATCGCCAAGCTGCTGCCCGGCATCGAGTTCAGCCTCGGCGCGCACTACGACAGCAACAGCTTCCTGGTGTACAACGCGTGGCGCTCGGCCGGCATCAGCGTGAGCTGGAACCTGCTGAACCTGCTCAACCAGCGCAACATCCGCGGCACCGCGCAGGCCCAGCTCGACGTGGCGAAGATGCAGCGCATGGCGCTCAGCATGGCCGTGCTCACGCAGGTCCACGTCGCGCGCAGCGAACTCGGCGCCAAGACGCGCCAGTTCGACCTGTTCAAGCAGCTGAACGACATCGACCAGCAGATCCTCGAACACACGCACAACGCCACCGTGGCCAACGCCCAGGGCAAGCTCGAGGAAATCCGCGTGGCCACCGCCGCGATGATGTCCGAACTGCGCCTGTACCAGAGCTACGGCGAACTCGAAAGCGCCTACGGCCAGATGCTGGCCACGCTCGGCCTCGATCCGGTGCCGGCCAGGCTGAACGGCACCGATCTCTCGTCGCTGACGCAATCGATCGGCGAGGAACAGAAGCGCTGGGACGACATCGCCCAGCACGGCATCCAGGCCGCCGCCCTCGCGCAACCGGGTCCGACGATCGCCGCGGCAGCGGCATTGCCGGCGGGAGCCACCCCGAAATGA